The genomic segment GGTGCAGGCACGCTATGAATCGCAACTGGGCTTTCGCGTCGGCGGCAAGATCACTGCGCGCCAAGTAGATGTCGGTACAGTGGTCAAACGTGGCCAGGTCTTGATGCGACTGGATCCAAAAGACTTGCAGCTGGCGCAAGCGCAGGCGGCGGCGGCGCTGTCGTCGGCGGCCAGCAATCGCGATACGGCCAAGGCCGACTTCAAGCGTTACCAGGAATTGCGCGACAAGAATTTCGTCAGCCAGGCGGTGCTGGACCAGAAAGATACGGCCTTTAAGGCGGCGCAGGCAAGCTACGACCAGGCGCAGGCGGCTCTCAGCGGACAGTTGAATCAGACCGCTTACGCCACTCTGGAATCGGACGTTGATGGTGTAGTTACTGCGATCAATGCCGAGGCTGGGCAAGTGGTGGCGGCGGGAACGCCTGTGGTCAGCGTGGCGCGCCAGGGCGCCAAGGAAGTGGTGGTCGGCGCACCGGAAAACCAGGTCGATAAGCTGCGCGCCAGCGGCGATGTGCAGGTGCGCTTATGGGCTGACCCCAAGCAGATAATCCATGGCACGGTCCGCGAAGTGTCGCCGATCGCCGATCCGGTAACCCGTACTTACGCCATCAAGATTGCAATCCCGGATGACACTCCGAATGTCAAGCTAGGTATGACGGCTTACGCGGCGTTCACCAGCAAGACCAGCGACGATGCGCTCAAAGTGCCGCTCACCGCACTGCTGCGGGTGCAGGACCATAGCGTGGTGTGGGTGGTTGACGGTGGCAAGGTGCGTCAGGTGCCGGTGGAAATCACAGGCCAGCATGGCAATGAAGTATGGATCCAGGGAGCGCTGCAAGGCGGCCAGCAGATAGTCACGGCCGGCGTCAATCAATTGAAGCCGGGACAAAAGGTCACGATTCTGAATGCGCCTGAAGCTAGCCTGCCTGCGGCCAAGGTTGCCGCCGTGAGCGGAGCCGGCCAATGAGCAACGGCAAAAAGAGCGGTTTCAACCTGTCGCGTTGGGCGCTGGAGCATATACCGCTGACGCGTTACCTGATGGTGGTGTTGGTGATCGGCGGCATCCTGAGCTATGGCCGCCTTGGTCAGGATGAAGATCCGCCGTTTACTTTCCGCGCCATGGTGGTGTCGGCGCAATGGCCGGGTGCGACTGCTTTGCAGATGGCCGACCAGGTTACGGATAAACTAGAAAAAAAGCTGCAGGAAACTCCGCATGTGGACACGATCCGCAGTTATTCCAAGCCGGGCGAGACGCTGATTATCCTGCAGCTGCAAGAGTCCGCCACGCCCAAGGAAACCGTAGATGCCTGGTACCAGGTGCGCAAGAAGATCGGCGATATCCAGCTGACCTTGCCGCAGGGCGTGTTGGGCCCGTTCTTTAACGATGAGTTCGGCGAAACCTACGGCTCGATCTTTGCAGTTTCTGGCGACGGTTTCAGTTATGCCGATGTCAAGGATTATGCCGATTTCGTGCGCCAGCAGTTACTGACCTTGCCATCAGTTGCCAAGGTTGATCTGTTTGGGGTGCAGGACGAAAAAATCTTTATTGAATTTTCCCAGAAAAAATTCTCCCAGCTCGGCATCACGGTGCAGGACATCGTCAACCAGTTGAGTGCGCAGAATGCACTACAGTCCAACGGCCTGCTGGTCACGGCCAGCGACAATTTGCAGATCCGCGTGAGCGGGGCGTTGACCTCGCCCAAGGATCTGGAAAATTTGCAGCTGCGCGCCAATAACACCACTTTCAGGCTGGGCGATTTTGCTGCCATCAAACGTGAATACGTCGATCCGCCATCGCAAAAGATGCGTTATAACGGCAAGGAAGTCATCGGCCTGGGCGTCTCGATGGTAAAGGGTGGCGATATCATTGCGCTGGGTAAAGACATGGCGCGGATGACGGCGGAGATCAAGGCCAAATTGCCGGTCGGGATCAACCTGGAGCGCGTGTCCAACCAGCCTAAAATTGTCGCTGAGTCGGTCGATGAGTTTCTCAAGACTTTGATGGAAGCGGTATTGATCGTGCTGGCGGTGAGTTTTCTGTCGCTCGGTTTTCATACCAAACCGTTCCGCATCGACGTCTGGCCGGGTCTGGTGGTGGCGCTGACGATTCCGCTGGTGCTGGCGGTGACCTTCTTGTTCATGCGCATCTTCAGCATCGATTTGCACAAGATCTCGCTGGGCGCGCTGATCATTGCGCTGGGTTTGCTGGTCGACGACGCCATCATCGCGGTCGAAATGATGGTGCGCAAGATGGAGGAGGGTTTGTCGCGGCTTGAGGCGGCGACCTTTGCCTACACCTCCACCGCAATGCCGATGTTGACCGGCACCTTGATCACCGCCGCCGGCTTCCTGCCGATCGGGCTGGCCAAGTCGGCCGCCGGCGAATATACGTTTTCGATGTTTTCGGTAAATGCGATAGCTTTGCTGATTTCCTGGCTGGTGGCGGTGTTGTTTACGCCGTATATCGGTTATTTGCTGCTGAAGGTCAAGCCGGCTGCGGGTGCTGACGGACATCATGAATTGTTCAATACGCCGTTTTATTCGCGGGTGCGGCGCGCGGTCAACTGGTGCGTGGAATGGCGCAAGACGACTATCGCCTTGACCTTGATGGTGTTTGCCTTGGGCGTCTTCGGCTTCAAATTTATCGAAGAACAGTTTTTCCCCGATTCCAGCCGGCCGGAGCTGATGATTGAATTGTGGTTGCCGGAAGGATCGTCGTTTGCCGCCACCGAAGCACAGGCCAAGAAGTTCGAGGCCTTTATTCATAATGCGCCGGAACTGGAAAGCATGACCACTTATGTCGGCAGCGGCAGTCCGCGTTTTTATCTGCCGTTAGACCAGATCCTGCCGCAGACCAATGTGGCCCAGCTGGTGTTGCTGACAAAAGACTTGGCTTCGCGCGATGCCCTGCGCCTGAAAATCACCGATGCCTTCAAACATGGTTTCCCGGAAGTGCGAGGTCGTGTGAAGCTGCTGCCGAGCGGACCGCCGGTGCCGTACGCGGTGCAATTCCGCGTCAGCGGCACCGATGCCGCCAAGGTGCGGGCGATTGCCGACCAGGTCAAGAGCGTAATGAATGCCAATCCGAATATCACCGGTCTCAACGACAACTGGAACGAGTCGGTCAAGGTGCTCCGGGTCGATCTGGACCAGGATAAATTGCGTACGCTGGGGATAGGTTCGCAAACCGTGATGCAAACCGTGAATACCTTGTTGACCGGCACCACTATTGGCCAGTATCGCGAGCATGACCGCCTGATCGACATCGTTGTGCGCCAGCCGCTGGACGAGCGCGCCACTATCGATGCTTTGAACCAAGCCAATATTCCGACCGCCAGCGGCAAATCGGTGCCGTTGGCGCAAGTGGCGACCGTCAAGCTGGTATGGGAGCCGGGCGTGGTGTGGCGCGAGTGGCGCAATTGGGCGATTACAGTGCAGGCCGACGTCATCGACGGCGTGCAGGGGCCGACCGTGACCGACCAGATCAACCCGCAGCTCGACAAGATCCGAGCGCAACTGCCGCCAGGTTATCTGATCGACGTCGCAGGCGCGGCGCATGATGCGGGCAAGGCGCAGGATTCGATCGCTGCCAATGTGCCGCTGGTGATTTTCATCATATTTACCTTGCTGATGCTGCAATTGCACAGTTTCTCGCGCTCACTGCTGGTGTTTCTGACCGGGCCGCTGGGAATAGCCGGCGCCGCGGCGGCGCTGCTAATCTTGCATCGGCCATTCGGCTTCGTTGCCCAGCTCGGGGTCATCGCGCTGTTTGGCATGATCATCCGCAACTCGGTGATCCTGATCGATCAGATCGAGCATGATATTGTTAATGGCGTAGCGCCCTGGGATGCGATTGTCGAATCAGCGGTGCGTCGTTGCCGACCGATCATGCTGACCGCAGCTGCGGCAGTGCTGGCGATGATTCCTTTGTCGCATTCGGTGTTCTGGGGACCGATGGCGGTTGCGATCATGGGCGGCTTGATTGTCGCCACCGGCCTGACGTTGCTATTTTTGCCGGCGTTGTATGCTGCCTGGTTCAGAGTCAAAAAGCCGTAGTTGTCGGTCTATTGTCCGGAGAACAAATTTTTGACGGGAAAGCATCCTGGCCTCTCGCCATATCGTACAGCTTGCAGTAGAATAGCGGGCTGCCCGATATTGCTGTTCCGTATTGGGTGAAATGAAGCAAATGCGACCGTGGCGAAATTGGTAGACGCAACAGGTTTAGGTCCTGTCGAGAGCAATCTTGTGGAGGTTCGAGTCCTCTCGGTCGCACCAGCGCTGGTACTGAATTACCTTACCGGCTGGCTGAAGATTGAAGAACCCTCTATTGAGGGTTTTTTTACGCCTGCGTTTTTTGCTTTGAATTGAGCTAGCAAAAAAAGCCTGCGTTGCAGGCCTCCGTATACACATACAATCAATCGGATTTTTCTTTCTCGGAGTAAACATGCTTGCAAAATCACAGTTGTTGCTGGTTTTAACTGGTTGCGCCGCATTCATGACGCTCGCTTCGGGCGCAGCGCAAGCAGCGTCGGAGCAAGTGGGTGAGGTCAGTACCGCGTTTCGATGGGTCGGCCGCAATGACCGGGTGGTGGTTGAAGCCTATGACGATCCCAAGGTGCAGGGTGTGACCTGTTATGTTTCGCGGGCGCGCACTGGCGGCGTCAAAGGCACTGTCGGCTTGGCGGAAGACAGAGCAGAGGCGTCGATTGCCTGTCGCCAAGTGGCGACGACAGTGCAATTCACAGGTAAGTTGCCGTTGCAAGAAGATGTGTTTACTGAGCGCATGTCGGTATTGTTCAAGCGCTTGCATATTGTGCGGCTGGTTGACCCGAAACGAAATACGCTGGTTTATCTGACGTATTCGGATAAGCTGGTGGATGGTAGTCCGCAAAACAGCGTTACCGCCGTGCCGGTGCCGGCCAGCAACCCGATTCCGCTTAAATAAGCGGTTATATAAATGGTTTCATCGGTCCATTCGCTGCCTTATATAGCTGCGTAGCGACGCGTTTTGGCGCAACCGGCTGTTTTACGTATAGAATATCGGACTTTAGCGCGACAGGGTTGAGGTGGAAATGACAATATTTACGCCATTTACTCTGGTCGCACCACGGAATTTTTAATTTTTGGACGATCCACATGGCAACTGCAGTCGAAACTCTGGATAAACTTGAACGCCGCCTTACCCTCACTATCGCTATCAGCGAAGTGCAAACCGAAGTCGAGAAGCGCCTGAAGGTTCGCGCTCGCACCGCTAAAGCGCCTGGCTTCCGCCCAGGTAAAGTGCCGATGAAAATGGTCGCAGCACAATACGGCTATCAGGTGGAAACCGAAGTGTTGAACGACAAGGTCGGCAGCGCTTTCAACACTGCAGCCAACGAAAACAACCTGCGCGTCGCGGGCTATCCGAAGATCGAGCCAAAGAACAGCGAAGGCGTTGCTGAAGGCACGCTGGCGTTCGATGCGACTTTCGAAATCTATCCTGAAGTCAAGATCGGTGATCTGACCGCGGTTGAAGTCGAAAAGACCAAGGCTGAAGTCAGCGATGCAGAAATCGATAAAACCATCGACATCCTGCGCAAGCAACGCGTGCACTACCACGTCAAGGGCGAGCAAGGCGAGCACGGCGATGGCGGCAGCGACCTGACAGCAAAGAACGGCGACCGCGTGACTGTTGACTTCGTCGGCAAGATCGACGGCGTTGAATTCCAAGGCGGCAAGGCTGATGACTATGCTTACGTATTGGGCGAAGGCCGCATGTTGCCAGAGTTCGAAAACGCAACTATCGGTTTGAAAGTCGGCGAAGCCAAGACCTTTGAACTGGCATTCCCAGCGGATTACCATGGTAAGGATGTGGCTGGCAAGACTGCTGAATTCACCATCACCCTGAAGAAACTGGAGTGGGCGCACCTGCCGGAAGTCGACGCAGAATTTGCCAAGACTCTGGGTATCGATGATGGCGACCTGACCAAGATGCGCGCTGACATCAAGCTGAATCTGGAACGCGAAGTCGGTTCCCGCGTGAAAGCCAAGAACAAAGACAGCGTGATGGATGCCCTGATCAAGGTCAGCGATCTGGAAGTGCCTAAGGCGCTGGTAGATCAAGACGTCGAGCGTCTGGTTGAAATGACACGTCAAGATATGGCGCAACGCGGCATGAAGGTCAATGATATGCCTTTCCCGCCAGAGTTGTTCGCAGCACAAGCTGAGCGCCGCGTCCGCCTGGGCCTGATCCTGGCTGAAGTGGTCAAGGAAAACAAATTGCAAGCAACACCTGAGCAAGTCAAGGCGCAAGTCGAAGATTTTGCTCAAAGCTACGAAGATCCACAACAAGTCCTGAAATATTATTTCAGCGATCGTCGCCGTCTGGCAGAGGTCGAAGCCCTTGTTTTGGAAGAAAACGTCGTTAACTACGTGTTGGGCAAATCGAAAGTGACTGAGAAATCGGTTGCGTTCGATGAATTGATGAGCAACAACGGGCAACAGGCTTAATCAACCTGCATAATCGGGGCCGGGCAAGATTGCCTGGCCACCGGTCGGTGGACTGATTAAGTTTTGAGCGCTCTCCATAAGGAATACTATGACAGGCTTTAATCGTAATTCGGCACTGGATACTGACATGCTCGGCATGGTGCCTATCGTGATTGAGCAAAGCGGCCGCGGCGAGCGGTCGTATGATATTTATTCGCGTTTATTGCGCGAGCGCGTTATTTTCCTGGTCGGCCCGGTCAATGACCAGACTGCCAATCTGATCGTGGCGCAGTTGCTGTTCCTGGAAAGCGAAAATCCTGAAAAGGATATTTCCCTGTACATTAATTCTCCTGGCGGTTCGGTTTCGGCCGGCATGGCGATTTTCGATACCATGCAGTTCATCAAGCCGGATGTATCGACGTTGTGTACTGGTATGGCTGCTTCGATGGGGGCTTTCTTGCTGGCTGCTGGCGCCAAGGGCAAGCGTTTTTCGTTGCCGAATTCACGCATCATGATTCACCAGCCTTTGGGTGGGGCGCAAGGACAAGCCTCGGATATCGAAATCCAGGCGCGGGAAATCCTGTACCTGCGCGAACGTCTGAACGGTATCCTGGCCGACAAGACCGGCAGGACTATCGAGCAGATCAGCAAGGATACGGATCGCGACAATTTCATGTCGGCTGAAGCCGCTGTGGAATATGGTCTGATTGATAAAGTCCTGGCGACACGCGCTTGATCAGCTTGCTGAACTTGATTATTGCGTAATTGAAGGAATGCTCGGCGCCCGGCCCCAAAGGTACGGGCGTTTTGCTTTTCAAAAATTGCTCGGGCGTGACGAACATCAATTTCGCGGGTAATATAAAATCAATGCCTGTCGTCCGTTGTTTGTTCCTTGGACAATGCGCTCTCCCTTAGTTTTACTTAAACACTGCCTTTATGCCTGATAAAAAATCTTCCAGCGGCGAAAAACTGCTTTACTGCTCCTTCTGCGGCAAAAGCCAGCATGAGGTGAAAAAACTCATCGCCGGGCCATCGGTATTCATCTGCGATGAATGTATCGATCTCTGTAATGACATCATTACCGATGAAGCTTCGAACGTCGAAACACTGGATGGTCAAAAGTCGGAATTGCCGATCCCGCAGGAAATCAGCGAGTTGCTTGATCAGTACGTGATCGGCCAGGAGCCTGCCAAGCGGATTTTGTCGGTGGCGGTGTACAACCACTACAAGCGTCTCAAGCACCTCGGCAAGAAAGATGACATCGAACTGGCGAAGAGTAATATCTTGCTGGTCGGTCCTACTGGTTCCGGCAAAACCTTGCTGGCGCAGACGCTGGCGCGCATGCTGAATGTGCCTTTCGTGATCGCTGATGCAACTACCCTGACCGAAGCCGGCTATGTTGGTGAGGACGTTGAAAACATCATTCAAAAATTGCTGCAGAACTGCAATTATGAAGTCGAGAAGGCGCAACGCGGTATCGTTTATATCGATGAAATCGATAAAATCTCCCGCAAATCGGATAACCCTTCAATCACCCGGGACGTATCGGGCGAGGGCGTGCAGCAAGCCTTGCTGAAGCTGATCGAAGGCACCATGGCTTCGGTGCCGCCACAAGGCGGGCGCAAGCATCCTAACCAGGATTTCGTACAGATCGACACTACCAACATCCTGTTCATCTGCGGTGGCGCTTTCGACGGCCTGGCAAAGATCATTTCCGAGCGTTCGGAAAAGAGCGGCATTGGTTTTTCGGCAAATGTGAAGAGCCAGAGCCAGCGTACTTCCAGCGAAGTCTTGCTGGATGCCGAGCCTGAAGATTTGACCCGTTTCGGTCTGATTCCGGAGTTGGTCGGCCGTTTGCCGGTGATCGCAACTTTGGCAGAGCTGAACGAAGAGGCGCTGATCGAGATTCTGATTGCGCCGAAGAATGCATTGGTCAAGCAATATTCCAAATTGCTGCAGATGGAAGGTGCTGAGCTGGAAATTCGCCCTGCCGCCTTGCAAGCCATCGCCAAGCGCGCGTTGGCGCGTAAAACCGGCGCTCGCGGCTTGCGTTCGATCCTGGAGCATGTCTTGCTTGACGTTATGTATGATTTGCCAAGTCAGCAGAATGTCGCCAAGGTGGTGATTGATGAGAATACCGTCACCAATGGCGCCAAGCCATTGTTGATTTATCATGAGCAACCGAAGGTCTCAGGCGCAAAATAAGCGCGCCGCTCCGATGAGCGCTGGTTACCGTCGATTTTGGCTGGCCAGTGCTAGCCGGGAAAATCCGGCAATATTGTAAAGCCTTGTAAAAAGCAGGGGTTTAAGCAGGTTTTTGACCCAAAAGTAGTACAATTTCTCAAAATATACGATTTGGCTTCAATCGCAAAGCCACCCGAAGTCAGCTTCGCGTGTGGCTTTTTTATTTGCCCTCGCAAAACAGTGGTTTTCCCGGAAACCTCTTAGAAGTGGTGATTTATTGTTGAAACTGGGGCTTGAGTTTCGGCCACTCGTGCCAACATCATTAGTAAGTTTTTTTGATAAGGCTCGCCATGACGACTTCTACATTTACTGAACAAACTCAGTTGCCTCTCTTGCCTTTGCGGGATGTGGTTGTATTTCCGCATATGGTGATCCCATTATTCGTCGGTCGCCCTAAATCCATCAAGGCCCTGGAAGCAGCGATGGAGCAGGGTAAGAGTATTATGCTCGCAGCCCAGAAAGCTGCCGCCAAGGACGAGCCGTCGCCGGACGATATTTATGAAATCGGCTGCGTCGCCAACATCTTGCAAATGTTGAAACTGCCTGACGGCACTGTCAAGGTATTGGTGGAAGGTGCGCAACGCGCCCGTATTCATCACATCAGTGAACTCGACACGCATTTCGTTGCCGATCTGACGCCGCTTGAATCGGAGTTGGGCGACGAGGCTGAAGTGGAGGCGATGCGTCGCGCCATCGTTCAGCAGTTCGACCAATACGTCAAGCTCAATAAGAAAATCCCGCCAGAGATCCTGACTTCGCTGTCCGGCATCGATGATGCCGGCCGCCTGGCTGACACCATCGCTGCGCACCTGCCGCTGAAGCTGGAGCAAAAGCAGGTGATCTTGGAAATTTTCAATATCGCCAAGCGCTACGAGCACCTGCTCGGCCAACTCGAAGGCGAGTTGGATATTCTGCAAGTGGAAAAGCGTATCCGTGGCCGCGTCAAGCGCCAGATGGAAAAATCGCAGCGCGAATACTATCTGAACGAACAGGTCAAGGCGATCCAGAAGGAATTGGGCGAAGGCGAAGAGGGTGCGGATCTGGAAGAGCTGGAAAAGAAGATTCTTGCCGCCAAGATGCCTAAGGAAGCCCTGGAAAAAGCCCAGAGCGAACTGAAGAAGCTGAAACTGATGTCGCCGATGTCGGCCGAAGCCACCGTGGTACGCAACTATATCGATACGCTGGTCGGTTTGCCATGGAAGAAGAAATCCAAGGTCAACAATGAACTCGGCAATGCGGAAAAAGTACTGGAAGGCGATCACTATGGCCTAGACAAGGTCAAGGAACGCATCCTGGAATATCTCGCCGTGCAACAACGCGTCGACAAACTGAAGGCACCGATCCTGTGTTTCGTCGGTCCTCCAGGCGTGGGTAAGACTTCGCTGGGTCAATCGATCGCCCGCGCCACCAACCGCAAGTTTGTGCGGATGGCGTTGGGTGGTGTGCGCGACGAGGCTGAAATTCGCGGTCATCGCCGCACCTACATCGGGTCCATGCCCGGCAAGATCTTGCAAAGCCTGACCAAGGTAGGGGTGCGTAATCCGCTGTTCCTGCTGGATGAAATCGACAAGCTCGGCATGGATTTCCGTGGCGATCCATCGTCAGCGTTGCTGGAAGTGCTGGATCCTGAGCAGAACCATACATTCTCGGACCATTACATCGAAGTCGATTTCGACTTGTCTGATGTAATGTTCGTGGCGACCTCGAACTCCTTCAACATCCCGCCGGCATTGCTGGACCGGATGGAAGTGATTCGCCTGTCTGGCTACACCGAAGATGAAAAGACCAATATCGCGCAACGATACCTGCTGCCCAAGCAAATCAAGAACAATGGTTTGAAGGCTGAAGAGATCAGCGTCGCAGAAGGTGCAATCCGCGACATCATTCGTTACTACACGCGTGAAGCGGGGGTGCGTTCGCTGGAACGTGAAATCTCCAAGATCTGCCGCAAGGTGGTCAAGCTCCTGCTGTTGAAGAAACAGGAAAAGAAGGTTGCTGTCACTACCAAGAATATCGATAAATTCCTCGGTGTGCGGCGTTTTGACTACGGCGTAGCCGAGAAGGAAAATCAAATCGGCCAGGTAGTCGGCTTGGCGTGGACTGAAGTGGGCGGCGAATTGCTGACTATCGAAGCCGTCAAGATGCCGGGTAAAGGTGCAATCATCCGTACCGGTACCTTGGGCGACGTGATGAAGGAATCGATCGAAGCAGCGCGTACCGTCATGCGCAGTCGCGCCGGCAAGCTGGGTATCAAGAGCGAGGCTTTCGACAAGAGCGATATCCACATTCACGTGCCGGAAGGCGCGACGCCGAAAGACGGACCTTCGGCCGGCGTTGGCATGACGACTGCGTTGGTATCGATCTTTACCGGTATTCCGGTACGTGCGGACGTTGCCATGACAGGTGAAATCACCTTGCGAGGCGAGGTCTTGCCTATCGGCGGCTTGAAGGAAAAGCTGCTGGCGGCGCATCGTGGCGGCATCAAGACGGTATTGATTCCAGAGCAGAATGTGAAAGACTTGGCCGAGATTCCGGACAACGTCAAGAACAAGCTGGAAATCGTACCGGTGCGCTGGATCGACAAGGTGCTTGAAATCGCCCTGGAACGTCAGCCGGTGCCATTGACCGAAGAAGAAGCGGTGCTGGATGCGGCTACGGTTGCAAAGGGTAGCGAGAAGGCCGATACGAGCGTGGTGAAGCACTAAGTTGCTGAATTCTCAGGCTTGACAGATTGTTCTCAGAAAAGCGTCCGCAAGGGCGCTTTTTTTATTTGTGCGTCCGCATGCCGATGCTGAGCATATCAAGTTTGTAAAATCAGGTTAAACATTGCCTGTAACGGCTGCCTGCGGCTTGACACAAGGCTTTGCGGCTTGTTTAATACGGACTCGCAGATTTTTTTCTGCACTTCATCTGCGATATTTTTCGCGCCCAATGCGAGCCTTTTTATACCTGCCGGAAATGGCATGCTTAAAAATCGCATATCGAATTTCCATTCACTTGAGGAGACCTACGTGAACAAAACTGAATTGATCGATCACATTGCCAAGTCTGCAGATATCTCCAAAGCGGCGTCGACACGCGCGCTGGATGCGGTGATCGCGGCAGTAAAAGCTACTTTGAAAAAGAGCGGAAGCGTTACCCTGGTTGGCTTCGGGACCTTTTCTGTAGGCAAACGCGCGGCCCGCACCGGCCGTAATCCGCGCACCGGAGAAGAAATTAAGATCAAAGCAGCGAAAGTTCCTAAATTTAAGCCTGGCAAAGCGTTGAAAGATGCTGTAAACTAGCGTTCTTTGACGTGGTGACAAGCGTCAGATGTTTGACTGGCTAGATTGTCGTGCATTGTTCAGGAAGTATTGGGGCAGCATCGATAAAGTGGGGTGCTTAGCTCAGTTGGTAGAGCGGCGCCCTTACAAGGCGTAGGTCGGGAGTTCGAGCCTCTCAGCACCCACCAACATGGTCAAGCAGAAAATGCGAATTTGTTTATAAGGTTTGCTAGCAGTTTAGGAGTGGTAGTTCAGTTGGTTAGAATACCGGCCTGTCACGCCGGGGGTCGCGGGTTCGAGTCCCGTCCACTCCGCCAAAATACAAAAAGGTGAACGAAAGTTCGCCTTTTTTCTTATGTGCAATTGGTTTGTAGTGTTGCCTCATATGTTGCATTCAGTTATGTTGTAGCTTTTGTTGTCACCCTTGTTGCAACCCCATTTCTTAGCCGCTTGATCTCGATTGGCCGACCATGTTTGAATTTGTCCGTACCCATCAGCGCTTGATGCAGTTCTTGCTGCTGTTGTTGATCATCCCTTCATTTGCTCTAGTAGGGCTGCAAAGCTATAGCAGCTTTGGCGATAGTGCCAACACTGTAGCCAAGGTCGCCGGCCAGCCTATCACCCAGCCGGAACTGGACAACGCATTGCGCCAGCAGATGGATCGCATGCGCCAGGCGTACGGCGACCGTTTCGATTCGTCGATGATGGAAACGCCGGAAGCCAAGCAAGCAGTGCTGGATAACTTGATTTCGCAACGCGTGCTGGCAGCAACGGTCACCAGCGAGCATTTGACAGTCGGTGACTCGGCAATACAGCAGACCATCCTCGGCCAGTTCCCGAACTTGGTCGGTGCGGACGGAAAATTCGACAGCAAAACTTTTGATCAAATGCTTGCTATGCAAGGCATGACGCAGATTAGCTACGCTGCCCGTCTGCGCCAGGACATGGCCATGCAGCAGTTGAACGGCGCTGTGCAATCAACCGCTTTTACACCGAAAACTGTCGCTACCCGCTTGTCTGATATCAATGACCAAGAGCGCGACGTGCAAGAATTGCTGTTCAAGTCCGCCGATTATGCATCGCAGGTCAAGGTCACGGACGCCATGCTGCAGGATTACTATGCCAAGAATCCGAAGGAATTCGAGATTCCTGAACAGATCAAAGCAGATTATGTGGTGCTCGATAGCGCTGCGGTCGCCGCTCAAGTGACGGTCAGCGATGCCGACATCAAGTCTTACTATGACCAGAACGTCAGCCGCTATACCGTGGCGGAAGAGCGTCGGGCCAGTCATATCCTTATCTCGGTGAAGAAAGACGCGCCAGCCGCTGAGCAGGCCGCGGC from the Collimonas arenae genome contains:
- a CDS encoding CreA family protein: MTLASGAAQAASEQVGEVSTAFRWVGRNDRVVVEAYDDPKVQGVTCYVSRARTGGVKGTVGLAEDRAEASIACRQVATTVQFTGKLPLQEDVFTERMSVLFKRLHIVRLVDPKRNTLVYLTYSDKLVDGSPQNSVTAVPVPASNPIPLK
- a CDS encoding efflux RND transporter permease subunit — encoded protein: MSNGKKSGFNLSRWALEHIPLTRYLMVVLVIGGILSYGRLGQDEDPPFTFRAMVVSAQWPGATALQMADQVTDKLEKKLQETPHVDTIRSYSKPGETLIILQLQESATPKETVDAWYQVRKKIGDIQLTLPQGVLGPFFNDEFGETYGSIFAVSGDGFSYADVKDYADFVRQQLLTLPSVAKVDLFGVQDEKIFIEFSQKKFSQLGITVQDIVNQLSAQNALQSNGLLVTASDNLQIRVSGALTSPKDLENLQLRANNTTFRLGDFAAIKREYVDPPSQKMRYNGKEVIGLGVSMVKGGDIIALGKDMARMTAEIKAKLPVGINLERVSNQPKIVAESVDEFLKTLMEAVLIVLAVSFLSLGFHTKPFRIDVWPGLVVALTIPLVLAVTFLFMRIFSIDLHKISLGALIIALGLLVDDAIIAVEMMVRKMEEGLSRLEAATFAYTSTAMPMLTGTLITAAGFLPIGLAKSAAGEYTFSMFSVNAIALLISWLVAVLFTPYIGYLLLKVKPAAGADGHHELFNTPFYSRVRRAVNWCVEWRKTTIALTLMVFALGVFGFKFIEEQFFPDSSRPELMIELWLPEGSSFAATEAQAKKFEAFIHNAPELESMTTYVGSGSPRFYLPLDQILPQTNVAQLVLLTKDLASRDALRLKITDAFKHGFPEVRGRVKLLPSGPPVPYAVQFRVSGTDAAKVRAIADQVKSVMNANPNITGLNDNWNESVKVLRVDLDQDKLRTLGIGSQTVMQTVNTLLTGTTIGQYREHDRLIDIVVRQPLDERATIDALNQANIPTASGKSVPLAQVATVKLVWEPGVVWREWRNWAITVQADVIDGVQGPTVTDQINPQLDKIRAQLPPGYLIDVAGAAHDAGKAQDSIAANVPLVIFIIFTLLMLQLHSFSRSLLVFLTGPLGIAGAAAALLILHRPFGFVAQLGVIALFGMIIRNSVILIDQIEHDIVNGVAPWDAIVESAVRRCRPIMLTAAAAVLAMIPLSHSVFWGPMAVAIMGGLIVATGLTLLFLPALYAAWFRVKKP
- a CDS encoding efflux RND transporter periplasmic adaptor subunit; the protein is MSTQINPRSFEGPRTLASASRFTSLLFVCTLSLLAACSKPPEKVEDIRPVRVIVLNPANADVTSELPGAVQARYESQLGFRVGGKITARQVDVGTVVKRGQVLMRLDPKDLQLAQAQAAAALSSAASNRDTAKADFKRYQELRDKNFVSQAVLDQKDTAFKAAQASYDQAQAALSGQLNQTAYATLESDVDGVVTAINAEAGQVVAAGTPVVSVARQGAKEVVVGAPENQVDKLRASGDVQVRLWADPKQIIHGTVREVSPIADPVTRTYAIKIAIPDDTPNVKLGMTAYAAFTSKTSDDALKVPLTALLRVQDHSVVWVVDGGKVRQVPVEITGQHGNEVWIQGALQGGQQIVTAGVNQLKPGQKVTILNAPEASLPAAKVAAVSGAGQ
- the clpP gene encoding ATP-dependent Clp endopeptidase proteolytic subunit ClpP, which encodes MTGFNRNSALDTDMLGMVPIVIEQSGRGERSYDIYSRLLRERVIFLVGPVNDQTANLIVAQLLFLESENPEKDISLYINSPGGSVSAGMAIFDTMQFIKPDVSTLCTGMAASMGAFLLAAGAKGKRFSLPNSRIMIHQPLGGAQGQASDIEIQAREILYLRERLNGILADKTGRTIEQISKDTDRDNFMSAEAAVEYGLIDKVLATRA
- the tig gene encoding trigger factor, with the translated sequence MATAVETLDKLERRLTLTIAISEVQTEVEKRLKVRARTAKAPGFRPGKVPMKMVAAQYGYQVETEVLNDKVGSAFNTAANENNLRVAGYPKIEPKNSEGVAEGTLAFDATFEIYPEVKIGDLTAVEVEKTKAEVSDAEIDKTIDILRKQRVHYHVKGEQGEHGDGGSDLTAKNGDRVTVDFVGKIDGVEFQGGKADDYAYVLGEGRMLPEFENATIGLKVGEAKTFELAFPADYHGKDVAGKTAEFTITLKKLEWAHLPEVDAEFAKTLGIDDGDLTKMRADIKLNLEREVGSRVKAKNKDSVMDALIKVSDLEVPKALVDQDVERLVEMTRQDMAQRGMKVNDMPFPPELFAAQAERRVRLGLILAEVVKENKLQATPEQVKAQVEDFAQSYEDPQQVLKYYFSDRRRLAEVEALVLEENVVNYVLGKSKVTEKSVAFDELMSNNGQQA